From the genome of Methylocystis echinoides:
GCGGCATGGGTCGACGATGCTGGCGTTCGACGCGGTGGTTGACGCGGTGGGGAAGGCGGAGGAGGCGGAGAAAGCGCAGTAGCGCTTGCGCGGCGTGGCGGCCGCCCTACCCCCGCACGCGCCGTTCCGGCTATGTTGCGCCATGACCGCCCCCCCGATTCGCATCCTCGGCATCGACCCCGGCTTGAGAAACACCGGCTGGGGGGTCATCGAGTGTCAGGGCTCGCGCCTCTCCTTCATCGCCTGCGGGCGGGTGCGGTCGGACGGATCGCTCGACATGGGCAACCGGCTGCGGCAACTCCACGAAGGGCTGATGCAGGTCATCGCCGATTATGCGCCGCATGAGGCGGCGGTGGAGGAGACCTTCGTCAACCGCGATCCGCAATCCACCCTCAAGCTCGGTCAGGCGCGCGGCGTCGCCTTGATGGCCCCCGCCCTCGCCGGCCTCGTCATCGCCGAATATGCGGCCAATCTCGTGAAGAAGACCGTCGTTGGCGCGGGACACGCTGAAAAGGCGCAGATTCAGATGATGGTGCGCGTGCTGCTGCCCGCGAGCGCCGCAACCAGCGCCGACGCCGCCGACGCGCTGGCCGTCGCGATCTGCCATGCCCAGCACCGCGGCGCGCGGGCGCTGAAGGCGGCGCTCGCATGATCGGCAAGCTAAAGGGCCTGATTGACAGCTACGGCGAGGATTTCGTCATTCTGGACGTGAACGGCGTCGGCTACATCGTGCATTGTTCGGCGCGAACGCTGCAAAAACTGCCCCGCGCTGGCGAAGCGGCGGCGCTCGCCATCGAGACGCAAGTCCGCGAGGATTCAATCAAGCTCTTCGGTTTCCAGGGCGAGGCCGAGCGCGACTGGTTCCGTCTGCTGCAAACCGTTCAGGGCGTCGGCGCCAAAGTGGCGCTTGGCATTCTCTCCATTCTTTCCGTC
Proteins encoded in this window:
- the ruvC gene encoding crossover junction endodeoxyribonuclease RuvC; this translates as MTAPPIRILGIDPGLRNTGWGVIECQGSRLSFIACGRVRSDGSLDMGNRLRQLHEGLMQVIADYAPHEAAVEETFVNRDPQSTLKLGQARGVALMAPALAGLVIAEYAANLVKKTVVGAGHAEKAQIQMMVRVLLPASAATSADAADALAVAICHAQHRGARALKAALA